A genomic stretch from Borrelia puertoricensis includes:
- a CDS encoding structural cement protein Gp24 produces the protein MSDFDFTKVEKNFTPGLEHKSGLHQTETGIVDVGSDPVCPGDLVVSSKSSSMGDILVKKATTSTVNTSSNNIHAIRGFAMRKTNIASHEVENYLPGELVPIRRSGEVAVTLDTSFSDPKIGQYVFFKTGKLSKDGKGGIQVGRIKDVSTGSSVSGTGKVVLLDIQIGHEYDTSGNRKFSS, from the coding sequence ATGTCTGATTTTGATTTTACTAAAGTAGAGAAAAATTTTACTCCAGGACTTGAGCATAAATCTGGACTGCATCAAACTGAGACTGGGATAGTTGATGTTGGCTCAGATCCTGTATGTCCTGGAGATTTAGTAGTATCGAGTAAATCATCTTCTATGGGAGATATTTTAGTAAAAAAAGCAACAACTAGTACAGTTAACACTTCTTCAAACAACATTCATGCTATTCGTGGATTTGCTATGAGAAAGACAAATATAGCATCTCATGAGGTGGAGAATTATTTACCAGGTGAACTAGTTCCAATTAGACGAAGTGGTGAAGTGGCAGTAACCCTTGATACATCTTTCTCAGATCCTAAAATTGGTCAGTACGTATTCTTTAAAACAGGAAAACTCTCTAAAGACGGAAAGGGAGGAATTCAGGTTGGGAGAATTAAGGATGTAAGTACCGGTTCTAGTGTTAGTGGTACAGGGAAGGTAGTGCTATTAGATATTCAGATTGGTCATGAATATGATACTAGTGGTAATAGGAAATTTTCTTCATAA
- a CDS encoding terminase: MKGEQLVDEVSSSNGPSSDVNNNKDLVTISVEEYEKLISDSKRLPDMISREDFERRLAEAESNFTKARKQAEKQAEVDAFKDSKLLAHLEKACEQYEITPPFASASSIKDAKLAFLDAMKKKYSIKFRVDESGDLDSQIENISLLVQELTAYKQMVNSRNRYVGKIINNTKAQRHKERLIPREVLNV; the protein is encoded by the coding sequence ATGAAGGGTGAACAATTAGTTGATGAAGTATCCTCGTCAAATGGTCCGTCTTCTGATGTTAACAATAATAAAGATTTGGTGACAATTTCTGTTGAAGAATATGAGAAATTAATATCAGATTCTAAAAGATTACCAGATATGATCTCAAGGGAGGATTTTGAGAGAAGATTGGCTGAAGCTGAGAGTAATTTTACTAAAGCTCGCAAACAAGCTGAAAAGCAGGCTGAAGTTGATGCATTTAAAGATTCTAAACTTTTAGCACACTTAGAGAAAGCTTGCGAGCAGTATGAAATTACTCCTCCATTTGCTAGTGCAAGTAGTATTAAGGATGCGAAATTGGCATTCTTAGATGCTATGAAGAAGAAATATAGCATCAAATTTAGGGTAGATGAATCTGGTGATCTTGATTCACAGATTGAGAATATAAGTTTACTTGTACAAGAACTTACAGCTTACAAACAAATGGTAAATTCTCGCAATAGATATGTTGGAAAGATCATAAATAATACTAAAGCACAAAGACATAAGGAGAGACTTATTCCTAGGGAGGTTTTAAATGTCTGA
- a CDS encoding anti-CBASS protein Acb1 family protein, whose protein sequence is MFKFKFFRRRNNLSSRGPLMPAGDASTGDPLRLAHQVAEIYAGFAASRDIEHKRGDGLSKLFDNNFRGVIKKMVYTAILSGESAFYIVVPDSEDPSVPLRHGFPCLCFNFGEVCSRDDSSFENIHPTRVVKMKSSFLNFQALEKSSRIMDTLLHETVGFLKVNNFTFLKSATLPSVKDMTAYDLAELKKNIEGVLDSNHKMMILGREDDIANITRSVSPIRDAFDIIVSDITLHSGIPREVLYPISPSGEGSVGNYDIFYLNIEQICRLMVAPFINTVLEKFGLKSNWQFKAVKPISQKEQAEVDEKHARTLALYTDLLGKASEMGDLDLRLKIQSELEEFLKV, encoded by the coding sequence TTGTTTAAATTTAAATTTTTTAGAAGAAGAAATAATCTCAGTTCAAGAGGACCTTTAATGCCAGCAGGCGATGCGTCAACAGGTGACCCATTAAGGCTTGCACATCAAGTAGCCGAGATATATGCAGGATTTGCAGCATCTAGGGATATTGAGCATAAGAGAGGAGATGGTCTTTCAAAGCTTTTTGATAATAATTTTAGGGGTGTTATCAAGAAAATGGTTTACACAGCAATTCTCTCTGGAGAGAGTGCTTTTTATATAGTAGTTCCAGATTCAGAAGATCCGAGTGTGCCACTGCGTCATGGATTTCCTTGTCTTTGTTTTAATTTTGGAGAAGTGTGCTCTAGAGATGATTCTTCTTTTGAAAATATTCATCCAACCCGTGTTGTTAAAATGAAGTCGTCGTTCTTAAATTTTCAAGCTTTAGAGAAGAGCAGTAGGATTATGGACACTTTACTTCATGAAACTGTAGGTTTTTTGAAAGTTAATAATTTCACTTTTTTAAAATCAGCAACTCTCCCATCAGTAAAAGATATGACCGCTTATGACCTTGCAGAACTTAAGAAAAATATAGAAGGGGTGCTAGATAGTAATCATAAGATGATGATACTTGGTAGGGAAGATGATATTGCAAATATTACGCGTTCTGTAAGTCCTATAAGGGATGCTTTTGACATTATTGTGTCTGATATAACACTGCATTCAGGGATTCCAAGAGAGGTACTCTATCCCATCTCGCCATCTGGTGAGGGTAGTGTTGGGAATTATGACATATTTTACCTTAATATTGAGCAAATATGTAGGCTTATGGTAGCACCGTTTATAAACACTGTGCTAGAAAAATTTGGACTTAAGTCCAATTGGCAATTTAAGGCGGTTAAACCTATCAGTCAAAAGGAGCAAGCAGAAGTTGATGAGAAGCATGCACGTACTCTTGCCTTATATACAGATCTTTTAGGGAAAGCTAGCGAAATGGGTGATTTGGATCTGAGATTAAAAATTCAATCTGAACTTGAGGAGTTCCTCAAAGTTTAG
- a CDS encoding PBSX family phage terminase large subunit, with protein sequence MRLKRLPIYFDAYKRKPGAEIFVYYSSRGTGKTYDIATVNLERKFTPDGGDTLAVRKKKNKTIQSIHKEILELLHRYNLRREFNVSKAKIETKNLIYGRKRAFVFEGGHDTTDLKSYAHFKDLWLEEANQFTESDIERLIPTMRERGGRIYMSSNPVPCSHWLYKRYIANEDNPSVCVIKSTYRDNPFLNGGDIDSWLEKQRLAYHGNDLGFRIEVLGEEFDFGTARFIKDFEVCDESLFDRAQGNFYTGVHIKGNRVCFIEIFVGRIAYFPITVVTNASSKVLLSREDYERECSRFRGTFVLPHSREELKFVFSRFGRGSLVARNRNLYVLSDYLIPNNLSVVRRDETEDVILEFSETEYYYDESLGSESGTATNLVMQKNLQYIPAFLNAVSIFV encoded by the coding sequence TTGAGGTTAAAGCGACTGCCGATTTATTTTGATGCATACAAAAGAAAACCTGGTGCTGAGATTTTTGTGTATTACTCAAGTCGTGGGACTGGTAAGACTTATGATATTGCAACAGTAAATCTTGAGAGAAAGTTTACACCTGATGGTGGTGATACTTTGGCAGTGCGTAAGAAGAAAAACAAAACAATTCAGTCAATTCATAAAGAAATTTTAGAGTTGCTTCATAGGTATAACTTAAGACGTGAATTTAATGTAAGTAAAGCTAAGATAGAGACAAAAAATTTAATATATGGACGCAAGCGTGCGTTTGTATTTGAAGGCGGGCATGATACAACTGACCTTAAATCGTATGCGCACTTTAAAGACCTATGGCTTGAGGAGGCTAATCAGTTTACTGAATCTGATATTGAGAGACTCATTCCTACAATGAGAGAGCGTGGGGGGAGAATTTACATGTCAAGTAACCCAGTACCTTGTTCGCATTGGCTTTACAAACGTTATATTGCAAATGAAGATAATCCATCAGTATGTGTAATTAAGAGTACGTATAGAGACAATCCTTTCTTAAATGGAGGTGATATTGACTCGTGGCTTGAGAAACAAAGGCTTGCGTATCATGGAAATGATCTTGGATTTAGAATTGAGGTCTTAGGAGAAGAATTTGATTTTGGAACAGCAAGATTTATAAAAGATTTTGAAGTTTGTGATGAGAGTCTCTTTGATCGAGCACAGGGTAATTTTTATACAGGAGTTCACATTAAGGGAAATAGGGTTTGCTTTATAGAGATTTTTGTTGGAAGAATAGCTTACTTTCCAATAACAGTTGTAACTAATGCTAGTAGTAAAGTTTTACTCTCAAGGGAAGATTATGAGCGTGAATGTTCGCGTTTTAGAGGGACATTTGTTCTCCCACATAGTAGAGAAGAATTAAAATTTGTTTTCTCTCGTTTTGGTAGAGGGTCTCTAGTAGCACGTAATCGTAATCTTTATGTGCTCTCAGATTATTTAATTCCTAATAATCTGAGTGTAGTAAGAAGGGACGAGACTGAAGATGTGATATTGGAATTTAGTGAGACTGAATATTATTATGATGAATCTTTAGGTAGTGAGAGTGGTACTGCTACAAATCTTGTTATGCAGAAAAATTTGCAATATATTCCAGCGTTTCTGAATGCTGTGTCAATTTTTGTGTGA
- a CDS encoding right-handed parallel beta-helix repeat-containing protein, protein MQQEDKVDKDLTEGGLTLNFEADPSPSVHLSSLDISNPSLVVSDELISSDHTDLGVESNLEAVQTEDVQGEGESPEFCDLSIVFFTDEGQFFDLTPYTDISSMSLELKIVDPTLKTASSSFKFDANGLSDEFLDFLFFRKEDVYVILSEGTKSLFKGVLEKFFNREVFNSTKSISFTVNDYSKLLSVVFEKPIQFPINYNPDWLYVYNPLIKEQSVVHLILAKSNLKDLIDDDGSESILAKVPAVIIADGEDLGTILSALLYEFGYAYTFTGDGKLQILPIWKSEVIKRDVKLCSIDASSYVLSKSSSSSYDSTRVIWREGKFQSREEAISNKRPLYSAPINVKGSGSSLYVAVLQKGVVYPDFADKIGSLVYQEYDPKWFDTAYKWDFKKREVWHDHYAINDHLAIISTHNLEARFSADSDIKLVHEEYYPTKSRIWFKNTSSSQGSRYIYYFDIYGDVFYTTARNILQTDNADDFYSKRFEYSTRFIFDSNSALRLFEFLTNLRVKGHTIVNFRSTQELDLTDFVKLKFEDYDVDHFFLILSKKISGFDMNIRLYEYEGITWGDYTHYDYLTTSKYIGSRDNLESIREVIVAPFNYIAARDNDFASPHLVAPGFKDEVTIQEALDLAKRSGTSKIKLLPGDFYMYGSVDISNFEIKGDDGVVIRAGGFAKNIFIATRSFKMSRLTICQKPMSELWIRGGNLSDEEHLDSYLKGSEFALFANLRLCSIYRIKEEERSSIYLNDASFIYLKNITFLCNEGVALETMKVKKILLENVIFRSTNCGFDIRDVDNMTLIGVEIESNKKASIANGVNAIMRGGVVKKNRDGLHFTSFSSLKVNEVEFLSNTGVALQLDEVVNARFAGNSFVENNVGLKSNSLDLLMRDSFFKNELGISFTKKSDLSSRVIDFNVYEENVKDKEEVA, encoded by the coding sequence TTGCAGCAAGAAGATAAAGTTGATAAGGATTTAACAGAAGGGGGTTTAACACTTAATTTTGAAGCTGACCCCTCCCCTTCTGTTCATTTGTCTTCTCTAGATATTAGTAATCCCTCTTTAGTAGTTAGTGATGAGCTAATCTCTAGTGATCATACTGACCTGGGAGTTGAATCTAATTTGGAAGCTGTTCAAACTGAAGATGTTCAAGGCGAGGGAGAGAGTCCAGAGTTTTGTGATTTAAGTATTGTCTTTTTTACCGATGAAGGTCAATTTTTTGATCTAACCCCTTACACTGATATATCTAGTATGTCTTTAGAACTTAAAATTGTAGACCCTACACTAAAGACCGCATCAAGTAGCTTTAAATTTGATGCAAATGGTCTTTCAGATGAATTTTTGGATTTCCTATTCTTTAGGAAAGAAGATGTATATGTGATCTTAAGTGAGGGAACGAAGTCATTATTCAAAGGTGTGTTAGAAAAATTTTTCAACAGAGAGGTGTTTAACTCCACTAAAAGTATTAGCTTTACTGTGAATGATTATTCTAAACTTTTGAGTGTTGTTTTTGAGAAGCCTATTCAATTTCCTATTAATTACAATCCCGATTGGCTTTATGTATATAATCCATTAATAAAGGAGCAATCAGTAGTCCATTTAATTTTAGCTAAAAGCAATCTTAAAGATTTGATTGATGATGATGGCTCTGAGAGCATTTTGGCAAAAGTGCCTGCAGTAATTATTGCTGATGGAGAGGACCTTGGGACAATTCTCTCAGCATTGCTTTATGAATTTGGATATGCATATACATTTACAGGTGATGGAAAACTACAGATTTTACCTATTTGGAAGAGTGAGGTTATAAAAAGGGATGTAAAGCTTTGCTCTATTGATGCTTCAAGTTATGTTCTGTCAAAGAGTAGTTCTAGTAGTTATGATTCAACCAGGGTTATTTGGAGAGAAGGTAAATTTCAAAGCCGAGAAGAAGCTATTTCAAATAAAAGGCCGCTTTATTCTGCTCCCATTAATGTTAAAGGATCTGGGAGTAGTCTTTATGTTGCGGTTTTGCAAAAAGGAGTAGTTTATCCTGATTTTGCAGATAAAATAGGTAGTCTTGTCTACCAGGAATATGATCCTAAATGGTTTGATACAGCTTATAAGTGGGATTTTAAGAAAAGGGAAGTATGGCATGACCATTATGCAATAAATGATCATTTAGCCATAATCTCAACACATAATCTTGAGGCCCGTTTTAGTGCTGACTCTGATATTAAACTTGTGCATGAAGAATATTATCCAACCAAATCCCGAATTTGGTTTAAAAATACATCCTCAAGTCAAGGTTCTCGTTATATTTACTACTTTGATATATATGGTGATGTTTTTTATACAACTGCTCGTAATATATTGCAGACTGATAATGCAGATGATTTTTACAGTAAGCGATTTGAGTATTCAACCAGGTTTATTTTTGATTCCAATTCGGCTTTAAGGCTTTTTGAATTTTTAACTAATTTAAGAGTTAAAGGACATACAATCGTTAATTTCAGGTCAACTCAAGAATTAGACCTTACTGATTTTGTAAAACTTAAGTTTGAGGATTATGATGTAGATCATTTTTTCTTGATTTTATCAAAAAAGATTTCCGGATTTGATATGAATATAAGACTTTACGAGTATGAAGGGATTACATGGGGAGATTACACTCACTATGATTACCTTACAACTTCTAAATATATAGGCTCTAGAGATAATTTAGAATCTATTCGTGAGGTTATAGTTGCACCTTTTAATTATATTGCAGCAAGAGATAATGATTTTGCAAGTCCCCATCTTGTTGCACCAGGCTTTAAGGATGAAGTTACAATTCAGGAGGCTTTAGACTTAGCAAAACGTTCTGGAACAAGCAAAATCAAATTACTCCCCGGTGATTTTTATATGTATGGCTCAGTTGATATATCTAATTTCGAGATTAAAGGAGATGATGGAGTTGTAATTCGGGCTGGTGGATTTGCAAAAAATATTTTCATCGCAACTCGTTCATTTAAGATGTCAAGGCTAACTATATGTCAAAAGCCTATGAGTGAACTTTGGATAAGGGGTGGTAATTTGAGTGATGAGGAGCACTTAGATTCATACCTAAAAGGTAGCGAATTTGCACTCTTTGCTAATTTGAGGTTGTGTTCAATTTATAGGATTAAAGAAGAAGAGAGGTCTTCTATTTACTTAAATGATGCAAGTTTCATTTACCTTAAGAATATTACATTTCTTTGTAATGAAGGAGTGGCTTTAGAGACAATGAAAGTTAAAAAGATACTTCTTGAGAATGTTATTTTCAGATCTACAAATTGCGGATTTGATATTCGTGATGTTGATAATATGACTCTTATTGGAGTTGAGATTGAGTCTAATAAGAAGGCATCGATTGCCAATGGAGTTAATGCAATAATGAGGGGTGGTGTTGTTAAGAAGAATAGAGATGGCTTACACTTTACAAGTTTTTCAAGTCTTAAAGTTAATGAAGTTGAATTTTTAAGTAATACAGGTGTTGCATTACAACTTGATGAAGTTGTAAATGCAAGATTTGCAGGAAATAGTTTTGTGGAAAACAATGTAGGTCTTAAGAGTAATTCTCTAGATTTATTAATGCGAGATTCATTTTTTAAAAATGAGCTTGGTATATCTTTTACAAAAAAATCGGATCTAAGTTCACGAGTTATTGATTTTAATGTGTATGAAGAGAATGTAAAAGATAAAGAGGAGGTCGCATAA
- a CDS encoding BBA14 family lipoprotein, whose protein sequence is MKCRFNFLNNYLLSLCLLFLVFSCKGIASLPKEPTLIGREDPVSLARDEASLFEYALSLSAWLIDAKSYVNAYYKQHKFPLFENFDPTFKGGIGGEGIKARMAYYKRYIALVKPIAIDIYRRYTQVSLQE, encoded by the coding sequence ATGAAGTGTAGATTTAATTTTTTAAATAATTATTTGTTATCTTTATGTTTGTTATTTTTAGTATTCTCTTGCAAAGGGATTGCAAGTCTTCCAAAGGAACCTACCTTAATTGGGAGGGAAGACCCTGTAAGCTTAGCTCGTGATGAAGCTTCATTATTTGAGTATGCGTTAAGTCTTAGTGCATGGCTTATTGATGCTAAAAGTTATGTTAATGCTTATTATAAGCAGCATAAATTTCCATTATTTGAAAATTTTGACCCCACATTTAAGGGTGGTATTGGAGGAGAGGGCATTAAGGCAAGGATGGCTTATTATAAGCGTTACATAGCTTTAGTTAAACCCATTGCTATTGATATATACCGTAGGTATACCCAAGTGTCCTTGCAGGAGTAG